A DNA window from Allokutzneria albata contains the following coding sequences:
- a CDS encoding phosphotransferase family protein — MAAEISAEVDSWAPAVQGAVGHVVGLRGLDGDEYVLKLYPSWARHKAAVEVRALQLTKAEIRVPRVLGTGEWGEVSYVVMSRVPGVRWADRRRALSPSQSRNLHRAVGTIMRRMHGVRGEWFGDVLPEGPRWSRLRERMAARRAELVERYEAVGGPAAVARRVRGLELSFDARPVLCHNDFIDGNILVAEVGEPRVLGVIDFEKASFDDPIADLARTVLHAEHHDPAAADELVAAYGQADRRRLAAHRALHLLDERIWISTDRPAGWEESVERLDALLVDAGS, encoded by the coding sequence CGCGGCCTCGATGGCGACGAGTACGTGCTCAAGCTGTACCCGTCGTGGGCTCGGCACAAGGCCGCTGTCGAAGTGCGCGCGCTGCAGCTCACCAAGGCCGAGATCCGCGTGCCACGAGTGCTCGGCACGGGGGAGTGGGGCGAAGTGTCCTATGTGGTCATGAGCCGCGTCCCGGGCGTGCGCTGGGCCGACCGCCGCCGTGCGCTTTCCCCGTCACAGAGCCGAAATCTGCACCGCGCGGTCGGCACGATCATGCGCCGGATGCATGGCGTGCGAGGCGAGTGGTTCGGCGACGTGCTGCCCGAAGGCCCTCGCTGGTCACGGCTGCGCGAGCGGATGGCGGCACGGCGCGCTGAGCTGGTCGAACGGTACGAGGCGGTCGGCGGTCCTGCTGCTGTCGCACGCCGAGTGCGCGGGCTGGAGCTTTCCTTCGACGCGCGTCCCGTCCTCTGCCACAACGACTTCATCGACGGCAACATCCTCGTCGCGGAGGTCGGCGAGCCCCGGGTGCTCGGCGTGATCGACTTCGAGAAGGCGTCGTTCGACGACCCGATCGCGGACCTGGCCAGAACGGTGCTGCACGCGGAGCACCACGATCCGGCCGCCGCGGACGAACTCGTTGCGGCTTATGGGCAGGCGGATCGTCGGCGGCTCGCGGCGCATCGGGCGCTGCACCTGCTCGACGAGCGGATCTGGATCAGCACTGACCGGCCCGCGGGCTGGGAGGAGTCAGTCGAGCGCCTGGACGCTCTCCTCGTGGACGCCGGTTCCTGA